A single genomic interval of Cucumis sativus cultivar 9930 chromosome 7, Cucumber_9930_V3, whole genome shotgun sequence harbors:
- the LOC105436244 gene encoding uncharacterized protein LOC105436244, producing the protein MFLLCNALLVFLANYSGLFKSLSSSSSSSPKHLDTNFRFFDFGLDLLQKPSSIHSETPEEKKDDALQNPPNLEQQQQQAEVLGETLFGSETGELVEMIQEEEEEDEENCGVMSDEELNRKFDEFIKRMKEEIILDDAPRTLVVV; encoded by the coding sequence ATGTTCCTCCTTTGTAACGCTCTCCTCGTTTTCCTTGCAAATTACTCCGGTCTCTTCAAAtccctctcttcttcttcttcttcttcccccaAACATCTCGACACCAATTTCCGATTCTTCGACTTCGGCCTCGACCTTCTTCAGAAACCCTCATCCATTCACTCTGAAACTccagaagaaaagaaggatgacGCACTACAAAACCCACCAAATCttgaacaacaacaacaacaagcTGAAGTGTTAGGGGAGACTCTTTTTGGAAGTGAAACGGGGGAACTTGTAGAGATGattcaagaagaagaagaagaagatgaagagaattGTGGAGTGATGAGTGATGAAGAACTGAATAGAAAGTTTGATGAATTCATCAAAAGAATGAAGGAAGAAATCATCCTAGATGATGCTCCAAGAACTCTAGTCgttgtttga